Below is a window of Oryza brachyantha chromosome 10, ObraRS2, whole genome shotgun sequence DNA.
ataaaaaagttccaGTTCCAGGTCGCATCAATGAGGTCGGTCCGGAGAAAAGATGACCAATCACATCCTAGCCCATAGATGaggaaagaacaaaagaaactaGACCAACAATCCCTACCAGCAATACTATGCAGCGGTAGGAATTCCCCATCCAGTGATATATATGTGCAACTAAATCTCAACTATACCTTAGAATCTTAGatcattcctttttttttcccattttatGCCAAGTGACACCTTAAAGTAAATACAGGTTCGTGTACAGAGACAAGACAAACTTTCACAGGGGAGCACAGGCAGAAGCCTAGGAAGGTATATTAGTGCAGGGCAGCAGAGGACAAGTACCCAACTAcccatagaaaaaaaaaaaaacttactaGACACTCAGAGTCACAGAAGCAACACTTGACAGCTTGAACTTCTTAACTTTTTTCGAGTGCAATGGCTGAAAAAGAATCTCTGTGTATTGCTTCACCGATATCTCTTTCCATTCAGAAGATGAAGTTCCTTCAGCACGGTAATCTCGCGGTGAATACAATATCTGCACTCTCGACCGACCTGTATTGCAGAAGAACAAAACCAGGTAGATGTAATAAGTCAATCAAGCTAATTACAGATTTCTCCCACAGCAGGATCGGCTAGGCCACTGAATTGTATAaaattccttttattttacacGTATGGAAGGATGCATGACATCAATAAGAAATTTATGTGCATATCAAGTGATCTATTCTCATTTGTTCCCTCCTTATCTACCAGCATGGTTATCAGGATGTCcatgaaacaaatatattttctgaCTACCTGGAGTGTTATAAAACCCTGGTCAATACTTCAAAGGAGTGCTTTACGAACAGGATAAGTAGAAGGTACAGAACAGAAAACTAACCAAAACCTCCAAAGAGAGTTGATTTCTGGACTATGAATCGGCTAACTTTTGAACGCGTCAGGCATTTCAAGGCCTGAATATCATCATGCCTGCCTTTGAATTCAATGAATTCACCAAGGATATTTCTGTCCCCTTTGAGTTCCAACCTACAAAAGGAAAGATTAactataaatgtttgacctcAGACACTACATTTTTTGTGCAGAACAGTGCGTactaacaagtaacaactgCCATGCCATAGTCGCAATTCGATTACCACAATGCATTTAATGTTTCTTCATCACTATTCATTTAAAAGTGTTCATGGCTGTGTGTTTTACCTGTCCCACATAGGCGACGTGCTGAGAATGAAATGTAGATTTTGGATTAATGAATCTTGCATGTCACCTTTGCTTCCACTGAATGCACCTTTAATCCATGTTGAAAGTCCACCCTTGGAGTCTGCCTTGAGATCTTTCCATTGATCATACAAGATAACCTCTGGTTGAAGAGTGATGGCATAGGAAGGCCTGGTGGAACAACACACATCAAATAGttcaaacttaaaaacaaaaatagacaGACAGAGATATATGTAAATACAATCACaaagaacaaacaaacacaaCTCCATAAAGAATTAACCTGCAGTTGGGATTTGGCAGTACAACCCTTCCAGTTATATGGCCATCAGGCAGTTTTGCTCCCCTCAGTTCCAAGTATGATTGAAGATTGGAAGACAGTCTGTTAACTTGTAGTACCTACAAGAACAAATGCAAGAAACAATCCAATAATTATTATTCTT
It encodes the following:
- the LOC102707618 gene encoding uncharacterized protein LOC102707618, whose amino-acid sequence is MWVEILCGLLAYKIIRHVFFADSDDPAHLADLDSAHSDLCFALAARLEKLYSGRCFVGLRIPDPDAGDRQHVDIVLITTREVMLVAIHNISGFVEVDKDGNWTCPTDKKHKHDVIPNPVLQVNRLSSNLQSYLELRGAKLPDGHITGRVVLPNPNCRPSYAITLQPEVILYDQWKDLKADSKGGLSTWIKGAFSGSKGDMQDSLIQNLHFILSTSPMWDRLELKGDRNILGEFIEFKGRHDDIQALKCLTRSKVSRFIVQKSTLFGGFGRSRVQILYSPRDYRAEGTSSSEWKEISVKQYTEILFQPLHSKKVKKFKLSSVASVTLSV